Part of the Rhinolophus ferrumequinum isolate MPI-CBG mRhiFer1 chromosome 25, mRhiFer1_v1.p, whole genome shotgun sequence genome, GGCAGCAATGAGAACACTGAAGCCATTCTCTAATAGCCAGAAGGAAATCTGTGCAAGAGAAGCAAAGGAAACTGTCACCTAGAACCCGAGTTGCCAAGACAGAGAGAGTAAAGAAATGTCAGAGACAGATGGGGAACTGCACTGACCTTGGCAAGATTAGTAGACTTCCCCACGCCGTTAACCCCACAGAAGGTGACCACGTAAGGGCGCTGATGACGCTGCGCATCCATGATATCCCGGAGCATGTCTACACGACGCTGTGGCTGCAGAATCTGCACCAGGGACTCTTGCAGAGCTTGCTTTACTGTGGAAGTCACCGCTGATAGGGGGAGGAGGAGCAGCCATGAAACTCAAGGAACGGACCCCAAGAACACCCAACCCTTTTCTGAACTAGGGGCTAGGATCTCGATGATACTAGGATCTTGCCCCAGGAATCCACACCGTATCTGATACtgtcctaagcactttacaagtattaactcatttatcctCCTAATAACTCTTAAAGTCTAAGTTATGTACTAGAAGTTTGGAGGTTAAGGAATTGGCCAAAAGTCATGCACCTACTCAGAATGGAGGTGGATGCACTTAACCTCCTGGAATGCATAATGCCCTAAGCACTTCCTGGTTTAGGGCGATACTCACTGCTGAATGTCCCCATCACCTTCCCTTCCAACTTGTTGGCCACAGATTCACAGAGCTGGACTGCAATGTCTGCTGCCACATTCTTAGCTGAGAAGAGAGGGGGACAGGCGTGGTCCAATGTCAACAGTCAACAACCCTTATAGTACTGCTGAGAAGCTCTAGGTTGTTCTACTCCATCATTCCTACCCCATAAACAAGTCTACCTGTTCCTTAGAACTCACCAATGAGATGATCACGCATCTTGTCCAGCACAGATTCCATGTCTTCACGACTCAAGCTCTTGGAACCCACAAGGCCCTTCAGCATCCCAAACATGCCACCCAGAGTCCCCTTGGTAGCACTGCAGGCACAGGAGATTACGGATATACATAAAGCCAGTAGGCATGAGTCAAGTCCCATCCATTCTAGCCCCACacatcccacccaccccctgaAATTCCCTTACCTAGGTTTGGTGGAGTTTTGAACAGCCCCTTCATCATCTGAGCTGCTGCAGTCCAGATCCTGAAGCTGCCCCCCAGGTCCAGTCCCTCGAATCTACAGGGGATTGGGAAAGGAAGATGACATTCAGAATACCAAAGGCTCTGAGGTAAAAGCCCAGGATTTGCCATCTACATTGCTCTGTCTCTGGTTTGGGAAGCTCCAAATGTAACAAACCCACTCGTGCAAATCAAAGGTactgccctcctcttcctcccaacTTCTTTTCAGTGGTACCTTCTCTCTGGCGCCTGCTGACGCTTACCAAGTTGATGTCCTCCGGGGGGGCAGCCTCGGGGGCCCCGTTGGCGGTAGGAGGGCTGTAATCCAAGGCTTCCTTGTTAGCACAGCCGCCCAGTGCCCACACGCGGGGTGCTTTTCTGCCCTTCTCCTTTGGAGCATCTGACTTCGTGGACTTGCTGCAAAGGGTTACAGCATAGGAGGTTATGGTGAAGAAGCCGGAGAGGAAACATCCACTCAAGAGCTAGAGGCGAGAACTCCCTTGCCCCTAACATGGAGAGAGAACAGTTTTTCTGGGGAAGGTTACAACGCTCACCCGGACTTGTCCATGCCCTTCCCATGCTTCTGAATGAACTCCTCTCGCTTCCTGCGTATCAGTTCCTCTTTGGAAAGTTCTACCCcattctcaggccccactggCTTTTCTGCAGGGACTGCTTTGCTGGTGGCCAAAGGGCCATCAAAACCTGCTAGGAGAAAACTCAATGGAGAAGGCGGCCAGATTCCAAcgaaaaagacaatggaaaagtCTGCCAACTCCTTAAAGGGGAAACTAGGAGCAAACAACTTGCATATCACAGGGACTGGGGTTCCGATAGGGTGACAGGCATTTCGGCGAGGGGGACAAGCAATGACAGGGAAGGACAGAAACCTATTCAGTCCTTAATACCACATTGACTCTTCATACCTCAATATTCAAGGAGCTCAAACTCACCTTCCTTCTTGGcccccttttttttgttgttctttgctttttccttaGGCTTTTCGCCCCGTGTCTCAATCATGGACCTCACAGGTTTCTTGGCCTTTTCAGAATCTTCAAATTTCTTCATGGTAGTGGGGGCACGGATCTTACTGCTCTCCTCTGCTTCACTATAGAGAAAGAGAATGGTTAAAGTCCAGAGAAAGGACCCTCACCAAGAGGGCAATTTAGAACCGGGCTGCAAATTTAGAATCGTCTTTCAGTCCACAACTGACTACCCCTGAACCGCCCTCAGGAAGGGAGCTCATCAAATCATGGAAACTGATTTTGAAGAGGGGAGGCCTCTCACCGAAGGAGCCGCAGAAAGTCATTTTGGAAATCGAAAGTGCCATTCAATAGACTTAAAGCACTTTGCTGTTGGATCTCTGTGCGGTACTTGTCCCGAAACAGCCGGTGCACATCATCTATCAATTTGTCTACATACGTCAGTGTTAGGATCTTCTGAAAACCAACCTGTTTAGGGGAGAAACAGAGCCAACAGATCTGCTTACATGCCAGCCCAGAACAGAAAAGCCAACTCAACCCAAGCCTCCGGAGATTGGCTCAGCCACCTGGCAGGTTTCCCTGCCATGAGGGGCAGCCAAGCTCTGACTGGGCCCAGGAGCTTCTTCCCTTTACCTCTCACCCTCCTTGTCTTCTCTATTACTTCATCATATAACACCTTGTGCAATTAATCAGGGTTCCCTTAATAATCAGGACTATGTTGAGAATGTAATGGTCCCTTTAAAATACACCCACTTACCACAAACACCAGCTCAAACTGGTTGTCCAGTTTATACTTGAGTGTGAGCGCCTCATGGGTGAAGGAGTTGTTGCCTCCCCTTtcctggagagagaaggagagaatgtCTCAGTTCAGACTATCCCCAGAAAACCCAGACTTGGGCCCCTCCGCGATTACCTTTGGGAAagataaagacatttttccaaagtcaGACCTGTCCCAGGACAAGAGGATGCTGGGGCCTTGCTCTCTAGCATTTCACCAGGGAGAAAAAGATACCAAGTTGGGGGCCAAAGggaaaaagggggagagggtggGCAAGACACATGGGAGCCAGAAGAGAAGTAGTCATCACATAAACAGGTCCACTGGCAGCTGTATACTATTTACAGTCTGAAAAGAAGTTTTTCCATCCATTATCTCACCCAACCTTCGAAACAACAGGAAAACAAGCTGCCAGGGACGAATGGAGGGAACGATGGGAAGACTCAAGAGGCGCTGAATCGCGCTACAATCCcagatggggagagagagggggcgCCGCGAAGTTGCCGGACGGTCTGACGGGCGGGAGAAAGAAGCGGAGTCCCGGCTACCAGCGAGCGGTCAGTCTGAGGGGGCGGACAGGGTGGGAGGGGCGCGCGGGAGCGGTCGAGGGGACTATGGATAGGACAGGAGGAATGAGCCCGGAGTTCTGACCCAGCGGGGGCGGTACCTGCAGCAGCACGGAACGAATCAACGCGTTAACGGGCCCGGTACAGGAGTCGCTCACTCCCTGGAAGCACCAGAGCACGAGTCCGCCCTTTGAGAAAATGGTGAAGAAGTCGAGCATGGCGACAGTGGTAAAGGAGCCGGGCCGGCGCCGGGAACTGAGGCCGCGACCGCCGCGGCTTCCTGCTGCGCCAAGCGCGGGACACGTCACACCAGCGGCCCCGGAAACCGGCTCATCCGCACTTCCGCTCAGCGCCTCGGGTTCCCCACCGCCGCCCACAGGCGCTCAGCACCTACGTAAACCCAGGCTGGCCAATAGCGGGTGGGGGCGGGCCTGGGCGGGGCTTTAGGAGGGTCATGGGGAGACGGCGGCCTATAGCGCGGAGGGGCGGGGCCAGGAGAGGCCACTAGCCAATAGGCACGCCGGTCTGAACGGCTGGCGGCGCGGAGCAGTGACGGCTGAGAGTCGCGTGGGAAGTAGGGGAACAAGTTCAGAGGGGCCGTGCTCAGAGAGGCCATGCTTCGAGGGGCTCTGAGGTTCCGTGCAAAGCCGGGTCTCTTGGGCCGGGGGCTAAACACACGCAAAGGAGGCTCGACTCTGGGTAAAGTTGAGGGCACCGGAGGGTATCGTGGTCCTCGGGTTCCCCCCAATTCCGGCTATGTCACCTTGAGGACTTTGGACCGCGATGGGAAGACTGGGTCAGCTAGGAGAAGGGGGCAAGCTTGCCTGCTGGAGCTTGTAGAGCCTGGACAGGTGTCTGGATTCCCGGGTTTCCATTCTCAAGTGACAAAGCCTAggtctttctgtgcctcagcttaCCACCAGAATAGCAGAGAGCCAGGCTGATTCATTGGCTGCACAGATAAGCATTAAGCCCTGCTCGCGTGCAGAATGCTGTGCTTAGTGTTGTGGTcgtgaaggaggaaagaagggaaagagaggatTCAATGTATGTCCTGGAAGTGCCTGGAGTAAGCTGGAGAGGGAAGATTCCAGTAGACTAGTTCAAGGCTGGATAGAACCCACTTGGAGAATGCTCTGCACTGCTAGGTCCGGAAGTTAGTATTGTAGAAATAT contains:
- the SRPRA gene encoding signal recognition particle receptor subunit alpha; the encoded protein is MLDFFTIFSKGGLVLWCFQGVSDSCTGPVNALIRSVLLQERGGNNSFTHEALTLKYKLDNQFELVFVVGFQKILTLTYVDKLIDDVHRLFRDKYRTEIQQQSALSLLNGTFDFQNDFLRLLREAEESSKIRAPTTMKKFEDSEKAKKPVRSMIETRGEKPKEKAKNNKKKGAKKEGFDGPLATSKAVPAEKPVGPENGVELSKEELIRRKREEFIQKHGKGMDKSGKSTKSDAPKEKGRKAPRVWALGGCANKEALDYSPPTANGAPEAAPPEDINLIRGTGPGGQLQDLDCSSSDDEGAVQNSTKPSATKGTLGGMFGMLKGLVGSKSLSREDMESVLDKMRDHLIAKNVAADIAVQLCESVANKLEGKVMGTFSTVTSTVKQALQESLVQILQPQRRVDMLRDIMDAQRHQRPYVVTFCGVNGVGKSTNLAKISFWLLENGFSVLIAACDTFRAGAVEQLRTHTRRLSALHPPENHGGRTMVQLFEKGYGKDAAGIAMEAIAFARNQGCDVVLVDTAGRMQDNAPLMTALAKLITVNTPDLVLFVGEALVGNEAVDQLVKFNRALADHSMAQTPRLIDGIVLTKFDTIDDKVGAAISMTYITSKPIVFVGTGQTYCDLRSLNAKAVVAALMKA